From the genome of Leishmania infantum JPCM5 genome chromosome 34, one region includes:
- a CDS encoding putative expression site-associated protein 5 (ESAG5), translating into MSAAFAAMKSYGKRGGRAAWAHKRSLCVLWLVFLSASWLCFRGTQSTHGGCLTDIRATADKGAIGCRSANVSVAVTSTFMNTFIKAAVIPMIQNDSNTLIVPQQEVNHVWVDKMVLQHFKLGSLTVSTGVPDAQSMMIRGTGLGLKVNKSRFIFHYMGVRCSGTFWASLKETAVDAVMRLTLLPEERWNVTFPRLALDWGQVDVHHELDSETCSLAQKVVELFTGELDVFVVSKVKRMLDEEMPRKAADRLNDAFARFGIRAITPPVMTANAMAVTLDLNPLDFGCASTPTASTVPELVSRDIAARTTATSVNNVLYNAVQAQRLQVEKHLSAMWNTSLLADLFPEVYRACPGCRLYTLAQATKAPIIDVLRDGEVSVDVHDLILGVYVQPNSSEHSSALSSLITEKQLRPRAGFSAAYRFFERKKRISSQYHRKAFPVLAIGCSAASGVRNISASTGHSISYELLPVRDVAVKVMASNIGDVSTKDLEKLITKVWNDFAAPLANSASPLKLPFFFQEAVLKVGPDIIEGGVNVSLKEEFLQAVLSTL; encoded by the coding sequence ATGTCTGCTGCGTTTGCAGCCATGAAGTCTTACGGAaagcgaggcggccgcgccgcctggGCCCACAAGCGCtcgctgtgcgtgctgtGGCTTGTATTCCTGTCCGCCAGCTGGCTTTGCTTCCGCGGAACGCAAAGCACGCACGGCGGTTGCCTGACGGATATTCGCGCCACGGCCGACAAGGGCGCCATCGGCTGTCGTTCCGCCAACGTCTCTGTGGCGGTCACGTCGACCTTCATGAACACCTTTATCAAAGCTGCTGTCATTCCCATGATCCAAAATGATAGCAACACCCTTATCGTCCCCCAGCAGGAGGTGAACCACGTCTGGGTGGACAagatggtgctgcagcatTTCAAGCTCGGTTCTCTCACCGTCAGCACAGGCGTGCCAGACGCGCAAAGCATGATGATACGCGGCACGGGACTCGGTCTCAAGGTGAACAAGTCGCGCTTCATTTTTCATTACATGGGCGTGAGGTGCAGTGGGACCTTCTGGGCGTCACTGAAGGAAACCGCTGTGGATGCGGTGATGCGTCTCACGCTTCTACCAGAGGAACGGTGGAACGTGACCTTCCCGCGTCTGGCGCTTGACTGGGGTCAGGTGGACGTCCACCACGAGTTGGACAGCGAGACATGCAGTTTAGCGCAAAAAGTGGTGGAGCTGTTTACTGGTGAGCTCGACGTTTTCGTGGTCTCAAAAGTAAAGCGAATGTTGGATGAAGAGATGCCGCGGAAGGCAGCTGATCGACTCAACGATGCCTTTGCGAGGTTTGGCATCCGCGCCATCACCCCGCCCGTGATGACAGCCAACGCGATGGCTGTGACGCTGGACTTGAACCCGCTCGATTTCGGCTGCGCGTCGACGCCTACCGCGTCAACCGTGCCTGAACTTGTGTCTCGCGACATTGCcgcacgcaccaccgcgaCGAGCGTGAACAACGTTCTCTACAATGCGGTACAGGCGCAGCGTCTGCAGGTGGAGAAGCACCTATCAGCGATGTGGAACACCTCGTTGTTAGCGGATCTTTTCCCTGAGGTGTACCGTGCGTGCCCGGGATGCAGATTGTACACTCTCGCACAGGCAACAAAGGCACCTATAATcgatgtgctgcgcgacggTGAAGTCTCAGTGGATGTCCACGACCTCATTCTCGGGGTCTATGTGCAGCCAAACTCCTCCGAGCATTCCTCGGCCTTATCTTCTCTCATTACAGAAAAGCAGCTCAGACCGAGGGCAGGCTTCTCCGCCGCCTACCGGTTCTTtgaaaggaaaaagaggaTCTCTTCCCAGTACCACCGTAAAGCATTTCCAGTGCTGGCGATCGGGTGCTCCGCCGCATCCGGTGTCCGCAACATCAGTGCCAGCACAGGTCACTCGATCAGCTACGAGCTACTTCCGGTGCGCGACGTTGCTGTGAAGGTGATGGCGTCTAACATTGGTGATGTCAGCACGAAAGACCTGGAGAAACTCATCACCAAAGTGTGGAACGActtcgccgcaccgctggcCAACAGTGCGTCCCCGCTGAAGCTGCCGTTCTTTTTCCAGGAGGCTGTGCTGAAGGTCGGACCCGACATCATCGAGGGCGGCGTGAATGTCAGCCTCAAGGAAGAGTTTTTGCAGGCCGTTTTGTCGACCCTGTAG